A genome region from Synchiropus splendidus isolate RoL2022-P1 chromosome 5, RoL_Sspl_1.0, whole genome shotgun sequence includes the following:
- the terb2 gene encoding telomere repeats-binding bouquet formation protein 2 — protein MYRNKTAWFSSSVPQARQKFWLSESGTVASWREADYLFSNDAACPDTLRIFESTYFLWNNVTVFHSLFLSACEKRMSVRSVPIGHYVLPPAPVQEEVRKVMGRFIWECEDNLDSYTSCLQAEDGSSDDELASDIFQISSIEAPEYEEAEGSDFDDPASCMSTEYVEMSSLPKYTGALRELSPASIHCSCSEGPVQTGR, from the exons ATGTATAGAAATAAAACTGCCTGGTTTTCCAGCAGTGTACCACAAGCTCGCCAGAAGTTCTGGT TGTCTGAGTCTGGGACTGTAGCCAGCTGGAGGGAGGCGGATTACCTGTTCAGCAATGATGCCGCTTGCCCTGATACCTTGAG GATATTTGAGAGCACATACTTCCTCTGGAACAACGTGACGGTTTTCCACAGCTTGTTTCTGTCCGCCTGTGAAAAGCGGATGAGTGTCAGGTCTGTGCCCATTGGACACTACGTTCTGCCCCCAGCGCCTGTGCAGGAGG AGGTGAGAAAAGTCATGGGACGCTTTATTTGGGAGTGTGAAGACAATCTG GACTCCTACACGTCCTGTCTCCAAGCCGAAGATGGGAGCAGTGATGATGAGCTCGCCTCAGACAT CTTTCAAATTTCCAGCATCGAAGCACCAGAATATGAAGAGGCGGAAGGGTCGGATTTCGACGATCCAGCCAGCTGCATGTCCACAG AATATGTGGAGATGAGCAGCCTGCCGAAGTACACTGGAGCTCTGCGAGAACTGTCACCTGCAAGCATCCATTGTTCCTGCTCTGAAGGCCCTGTGCAAACAGGGAGATGA